In the genome of Streptomyces sp. Q6, the window GATGGTGCGCGAGGGCTGCGACCTGGAGGGCCTGCTGGCCCTGGCGAGGACGGCTCCGCCACTGGACGCGCAGCCGTGGGCGCCGGCCCCGCGGAGACGGAAGCGGAGGCGGCGGTGCCGGTCACCGCGTCGCGGCCGATCGTGGCGGTGGCGGGCGGCGCGGCCTTCACCTTCTCCTACGCCGAACACACCGAGCTCCTGCGGGCGGCGGGCGCCGAGGTGGTCCCCTTCGACCCGCTGCACGACGAACAGCTCCCGGAAGGCGCCGCGGCCCTGGTGATCGGCGGCGGCTTCCCCGAGGTCTACGCCCCCGAACTGTCGGACAACGAACAGCTCCGCAAGTCCATCGCCGCGCTGGCGGGCTCGGGCGCCCCCGTGCTGGCCGAATGCGCGGGCCTGCTCTACCTGTCCCGCTCGCTCGACGGCAAGGACATGTGCGGGGTCCTGGACGCGGACGCGACGATGTCGGGGCGCCTCACCCTGGGCTACCGGGACGCGGTCGCCCTGACCGACAGCGCGCTCGCCCCGGCCGGGGCCCGGCTGCGCGGGCACGAGTTCCACCGCACCGTCCTCGAACCGGGTGCGGGGCCGACGCCCGCGTGGGGCATGCGGCTGCCGACGCCGCGCGTCGAGGGCTTCGTGCAGGGGGGCGTGCACGCCAGCTATCTGCACACGCACTGGGCGGCGAGGCCGGACATCGCCCGGCGCCTCGTGGACCGGTGCGGCACCCCGTGAGCTCAGCCGGCCAGGCCCACCACGAGCCAGATGAACGCCGCGCCCGCGACCGTGCACGCCAGTGTCGAGCGGGCCGGGTGGTCGTGGTGGGCCTCCGGCAGGATCTCCGCGGCGGCCAGATAGAGCAGCACGCCGCCGAAGAAGCCCAGATAGCCGCCGAGCAATTGCTCCGGAATGGTGAACAGGAGCGTCGAGGCCGCGCCCACGACGGGCGCCACCGCGTCGGCGAAGAGCATCATCATCGCCTTGCGGCGGGCGTTCCCGTACAGCCGCGTGATCGTGTACGTGTTGAAGCCGTCGGCGAAGTCGTGCGCGATCACCGCGAGCGCCACGGCGAGGCCCATGCCGCCGCCGACCTGGAACGCGGCGCCGATCGCCATGCCGTCCATCAGGCTGTGCCCGACCATCGCCGACGCCGCCGTGAGGCCCACCTCGGGGGCCCGGCCGTCGTGCTCGGCGGCGCCGTGGGCGGCCTGGCGCTGGGCGAGGAGGTGTTCGAGGACGTGGGCGGCGAGGAACCCGGCGACGAACAGCAGCAGCGCGGCGGGCACCCCGAAGACCGGGCCGCCCGCCGCTTCGAGCGCCTCAGGGAGCAGGTCGAGGCCGACCACGCCGAGCATCAGCCCGCCCGCGAGCCCGAGCACCAGATGGCGCCGGTCGGTGACCCTCCTCGCGGTCCAGCCGCCGACCAGGGTCATCACAAAGGCGCCGAGCGCCACGAACACCGCCATGGGCCCTTGCTAACGCATCCGACGGTCCCGGCGCACATCCGACACCACCCGGACGCCGTGGTCGTCGGTGTCGGCGCCCGCGCCGGGGTGAGCGCCGAGGAGGTCCTCGGGCTGGTCCGTTCGGTGCTGGCCGAGGCCGGGGCGGGGCCGGGGGACGTCGTGGCGTTCGCGACGGTCGAGGGCAAGCGGCACGAGCCCGGGATCGTGCGGGCGGCGCAGCTGCTCGGTGCGCCACTGGTGGCGTTCGACGCGGCACGGCTCGTCGCCGTGCCGGTGCCGCACCCTCGGACCTGGTCCGCGCGGCCGTCGGCACCCCGTCCGTCGCCGAGGCGGCGGCGCTCGCGTTCGGGGGCGTGCTGCTCGTCCCGAAGCGGGTCTCGCCGGGGGCGGGCGGGGGGCCGGGGCGGGTGACGTGTGCGGTGGCACGGAGCGGATAGCTTCCGGCGCGGCGGCGCTTCCCGTCCGGGTTTCTTTCGGTTCCCCGCCCCTCTTGCCTGGCCCCTCTGTCCTCTCGGGCCCCCTCTGTCTGGTCCCTCTGTCCTCTCGGCCCCCTCTACGGGCCCCTCTGCCTGGTCCCTTGTCCGGTTCCTCTGTCCGGTCCTCTCTGTCTGGCTTCCTCCCAAGGAGACACGTCCTGTGCACACACCCGCCCCGGCCCTGCTCGCCGCCCTGGAGCAGCGGCTCGACGACGTCCTGGGCGGCGGTGGCCGTACACCGGCCGACCGGGCCGATGTGACGGTGCTGCTCGTGGGGCGCGGCGCCGCCGATCCCGCCGCGAACGCCGAACTCTGCGCCGCCGCGCGGCTGTTGTGGGAGGGCAGCGGCTTCGCGGGCGTCGAGGTCGCCTTCGTGTCGGGCGCGGCGCCCGACGTGCCGTCGGGGCTCGACCGGTGCGCGGCACTCGGCGCGCGACGGATCGTCACCCTCCCGTACGAGGCGTACGAGGCGTACGAGGCGCGCGTCGTGGACCGGGCCGCGGCGCAGGCGGAGGGGTGGAGCGCGGCGCACCCCGAGGTGGAGGTGCTCCTCGCGGCTCCCGTCGCGGCGCCGGCCCCGGTCGGCGGCCCGGATCTGCGGCACCACGGAGACGCCGAAGTACGGGACGACGGCGAGAAGTTGACGGATCTCGCGGTGAACGTGCGCACCGGCACGCCTCCGGAGTGGCTGCGCGAGCACATCGCGTCGTCGCTCGACGGGCTCGCCACCTATCCGGACGGGCGGGCGGCGCGGGCGGCGGTGGCGGCGCGGCACGGGGTGCCGGTGGAGCGGGTGCTCCTGACGTCCGGCGCGGCGGAGGCGTTCGTGCTGCTGGCGCGGGCGCTCAGGGTGCGGCGACCCGTGGTCGTGCACCCTCAGTTCACCGAGCCGGAAGCCGCGTTGGCGGACGCCGGGCACGCGGTGGGGCGGGTGCTGCTGCGGGAGGAGGACGGGTTCCGGCTCGATCCGCGACTCGTGCCGTACGACGCCGACCTGATGGTCGTGGGGAACCCGACCAATCCGACGTCCGTGCTGCATCCGGCCGGTGCGGTGGCGCGGCTCGCCCGTCCCGGGCGGGTGCTCGTGGTCGACGAGGCGTTCATGGACGCGGTGCCGGGTGAGCGGGAGTCGCTGGCCGGGCGGACGGACGTACCGGGTCTCGTGGTGCTGCGGAGCCTGACGAAGACCTGGGGTCTCGCCGGGCTGCGCATCGGGTACGTGCTGGCCGAGCCGGAGATCATCGCGGCCCTGGAGCGGGCGCAGCCGTT includes:
- a CDS encoding ZIP family metal transporter, with the protein product MAVFVALGAFVMTLVGGWTARRVTDRRHLVLGLAGGLMLGVVGLDLLPEALEAAGGPVFGVPAALLLFVAGFLAAHVLEHLLAQRQAAHGAAEHDGRAPEVGLTAASAMVGHSLMDGMAIGAAFQVGGGMGLAVALAVIAHDFADGFNTYTITRLYGNARRKAMMMLFADAVAPVVGAASTLLFTIPEQLLGGYLGFFGGVLLYLAAAEILPEAHHDHPARSTLACTVAGAAFIWLVVGLAG